The proteins below are encoded in one region of Pseudoduganella armeniaca:
- a CDS encoding FxDxF family PEP-CTERM protein, giving the protein MMKTNKFVASLSLACAFIATPAVYAADISNPPGAIELTEGAGFFGRLFTGNAAGDTFADHYTFSVGAGSAIVADLFSYSGSPTAGIDITGIDLYTAAGALVGTGTAIESDGIEQWQLTTSGLAADDYYVQVSGSLKSGTPAVYSASLAVTPVPEPATYAMMVGGLALVGALARRRRQ; this is encoded by the coding sequence ATGATGAAGACCAATAAATTTGTTGCTTCCCTGTCGCTGGCGTGCGCCTTTATCGCCACGCCGGCCGTTTACGCCGCCGACATTTCGAATCCGCCCGGCGCCATCGAACTGACCGAGGGCGCCGGCTTCTTCGGTCGCCTGTTTACCGGCAACGCGGCCGGCGACACGTTCGCCGACCACTACACCTTCAGCGTTGGCGCCGGCAGCGCCATCGTCGCCGACCTGTTCTCGTACAGTGGCAGCCCCACGGCTGGCATCGACATCACCGGCATCGACCTGTACACGGCCGCCGGCGCGCTGGTCGGCACCGGTACCGCCATCGAATCGGATGGCATCGAGCAATGGCAGCTGACGACCAGCGGACTGGCTGCCGACGATTATTACGTGCAAGTCAGCGGCAGCCTGAAGTCCGGCACCCCGGCCGTGTATTCGGCCAGCCTGGCCGTGACGCCGGTACCTGAACCGGCCACCTACGCCATGATGGTGGGCGGCCTGGCACTGGTGGGCGCGCTGGCCCGCCGCCGCAGGCAGTAA